From the genome of Duffyella gerundensis, one region includes:
- the hpxX gene encoding oxalurate catabolism protein HpxX: protein MQHNVDWATYVAQMEQILAVPLDEARRAELLTQFTRIAAMAEPLMAFPLDDRLEVAGVYQA, encoded by the coding sequence ATGCAACACAATGTTGACTGGGCCACCTACGTGGCGCAAATGGAACAGATCCTTGCGGTACCGCTGGATGAAGCGCGACGGGCCGAACTGCTGACGCAGTTTACCCGCATCGCTGCCATGGCCGAGCCGCTGATGGCCTTTCCGCTGGACGACCGACTGGAAGTTGCGGGGGTTTATCAGGCATGA
- a CDS encoding gamma-glutamyltransferase family protein, whose product MMQSNMAPLGMAVTPHHLASESALAVLREGGNAIEAMVAAAATIAVVYPHMNGLGGDGFWMILPPGGEPLAIDASGAAGSLAHPDFYHGETAIPHRGPKAALTVAGTVSGWSEALQFSTELGGQALPLPRLLRDAIRYAADGIPVTQSQASATASKLAELSDQPGFAVTYLPDGHAPRAGSRFVQPALAATLSQLCEEGLESFYRGNLARQLAREMSQLGMPITLDDLHHHQAQRRTPLRVTHSSGEIFNMAPPTQGLVSLAILGITDHLAMADADDAETVHRIVEATKIAFGLRDRYITDPRHMQEDMQTLLEPERLAALASGVNEHQAAPWGTGRGPGDTVWMGVMDSSGLAVSFIQSLYHEFGSGVVLPESGITWQNRGAAFSLQPDHLLTLAPGKQPFHTLNPAAARLHDGRTMVYGSMGGDGQPQTQAAIFTRHVIQHMPLQQAVSAPRWLLGRTWGQASDSLKLENRFDPTVAQRLRDRGHEVEMLTDYSEAVGHAGAIVRHNNGMLEGAFDPRSNGSAAGF is encoded by the coding sequence ATGATGCAAAGTAACATGGCACCGCTGGGAATGGCGGTAACGCCTCATCATCTGGCCAGCGAAAGTGCGCTGGCGGTGCTGCGTGAAGGCGGCAATGCGATTGAGGCGATGGTCGCGGCGGCGGCAACCATTGCGGTGGTCTATCCGCACATGAATGGGCTGGGTGGCGACGGCTTCTGGATGATCCTGCCGCCCGGCGGTGAACCGCTGGCGATTGATGCCAGCGGCGCAGCGGGATCGCTGGCGCACCCCGATTTTTATCACGGCGAAACCGCTATCCCGCATCGCGGGCCAAAGGCCGCACTGACGGTTGCCGGTACGGTCAGCGGCTGGTCAGAGGCGCTGCAATTTTCCACTGAGCTGGGCGGACAGGCTCTGCCGCTGCCTCGCCTGCTGCGCGATGCCATTCGTTACGCCGCTGATGGCATTCCGGTAACGCAGTCTCAGGCCAGCGCCACGGCCAGCAAGCTGGCTGAGCTGAGCGATCAGCCCGGCTTTGCCGTCACCTATTTACCGGATGGCCACGCGCCACGCGCCGGCAGCCGGTTTGTACAGCCTGCGCTGGCGGCCACGCTGAGCCAGCTTTGTGAAGAGGGGCTGGAAAGTTTTTATCGCGGCAATCTCGCACGTCAGCTGGCGCGCGAGATGTCGCAGCTCGGCATGCCGATCACGCTGGATGATCTACACCATCATCAGGCTCAGCGCCGGACGCCGCTACGGGTAACTCACAGCAGCGGCGAGATTTTTAATATGGCACCGCCGACACAGGGGCTGGTGTCGCTGGCGATTTTAGGCATCACCGATCATCTGGCGATGGCGGATGCAGATGATGCCGAAACCGTGCACCGTATCGTTGAGGCAACCAAAATCGCCTTTGGCCTGCGCGATCGCTATATCACCGATCCGCGGCATATGCAGGAAGATATGCAGACGCTGCTGGAGCCAGAGCGGCTGGCAGCGCTGGCCAGCGGCGTAAATGAACATCAGGCCGCCCCCTGGGGCACCGGGCGTGGGCCAGGCGACACAGTGTGGATGGGCGTGATGGATAGCAGCGGCCTGGCGGTCTCTTTTATTCAGAGCCTGTATCACGAGTTTGGTAGCGGCGTGGTGCTGCCGGAAAGCGGTATCACCTGGCAAAACCGCGGCGCCGCTTTTAGCCTGCAGCCGGATCACCTGCTGACGCTGGCGCCGGGTAAGCAACCTTTTCACACCCTCAACCCGGCGGCAGCCCGCCTGCACGATGGCCGCACCATGGTATATGGCTCGATGGGCGGCGACGGCCAACCGCAAACTCAGGCGGCGATTTTTACCCGCCACGTTATCCAGCACATGCCGCTACAACAGGCGGTGAGCGCGCCGCGCTGGCTGCTGGGCCGCACCTGGGGCCAGGCATCTGATTCGCTGAAGCTGGAAAACCGCTTCGATCCAACGGTGGCTCAGCGACTACGTGACCGCGGCCATGAAGTGGAAATGTTGACCGATTACAGCGAAGCGGTGGGCCACGCTGGTGCCATCGTTCGTCACAACAACGGCATGCTGGAAGGCGCTTTCGATCCGCGCAGTAACGGCAGCGCCGCCGGTTTCTGA
- the hpxU gene encoding MurR/RpiR family transcriptional regulator HpxU, producing the protein MKQLDERLKQHYAQLSPQEQRIADFIFDHFNDLISYNSAELARLSGVSKATVSRLFRRLGYEKYKDMRDELRTLRQSGMPLTDNRDAVQGNTLLSRHYKQEMANLTQWVNSIDAQQFNEVIGALAGARRVLIIGLRNAYPVALHLRQQLQQAREQVWLLPQPGQTLAEELVDITPQDVVVVMAFRRRPRIIRPLLQQLQQDNIPVVALCESQAQSIISLARWPLCAPLDSVSAFDSYASAMSLINLLANAVLHELLSQGRQRIHRIADLYQQLDELEQR; encoded by the coding sequence ATGAAGCAACTCGACGAGCGATTAAAACAGCATTACGCCCAGCTCTCGCCGCAGGAACAGCGCATCGCTGATTTTATCTTTGATCACTTCAACGATCTGATCAGCTACAACAGCGCTGAGCTGGCGCGGCTGAGTGGCGTGTCCAAGGCAACGGTCAGTCGGCTGTTCCGGCGTCTCGGCTATGAAAAATATAAAGATATGCGCGATGAGCTGCGCACCCTGCGTCAGAGCGGCATGCCGTTAACCGATAACCGTGATGCAGTGCAGGGCAACACGCTGCTCTCGCGGCATTACAAGCAGGAGATGGCCAACCTGACGCAGTGGGTTAACAGCATTGATGCACAGCAGTTTAATGAGGTGATCGGCGCGCTGGCTGGCGCCCGGCGGGTATTGATCATCGGCCTGCGCAACGCCTATCCGGTGGCATTGCACCTGCGCCAGCAGCTACAGCAGGCGCGCGAACAGGTGTGGCTGCTGCCGCAGCCGGGACAGACACTGGCAGAGGAGCTGGTGGATATTACGCCGCAGGATGTGGTGGTAGTAATGGCTTTTCGCCGTCGGCCGCGCATCATCCGCCCGCTGTTACAGCAGCTGCAACAGGACAACATTCCGGTGGTGGCGCTGTGTGAATCGCAGGCGCAGAGCATCATTAGCCTGGCGCGCTGGCCGCTCTGCGCACCGCTGGACAGCGTCTCCGCCTTCGACAGCTACGCTTCCGCCATGAGCCTGATTAACCTGCTGGCTAACGCCGTGCTGCACGAATTATTGTCGCAGGGACGCCAGCGTATTCATCGCATTGCCGATCTTTACCAGCAGCTGGATGAGCTGGAACAACGCTGA
- a CDS encoding transporter substrate-binding domain-containing protein — MKKMMMALFGAALVVAQVGTAMADQLQEIQKRGVIRVAVPQDFPPFGSVGTDLQPQGYDIDMAKYLAKQMKLKLQLVPVTSANRVPYLQTDKVDLVISSMGKNAEREKVIDFSRAYAPFFLGVFGPKDVALTDAAALSGKSIGVTRGAVEDMVLSDVAPKAAQVKRYEDNNTTLSAYLSGQVEFVATGNLVVAAIARQNAAKAPVAKFMLKDSPCFIGLKKNEPALKAQVDALIEQGIKDGTLNKLSETWLKAPLPANLGS; from the coding sequence ATGAAAAAGATGATGATGGCACTGTTTGGCGCGGCATTAGTGGTCGCGCAGGTGGGCACGGCCATGGCCGATCAGCTGCAGGAAATTCAGAAGCGTGGCGTCATTCGTGTTGCGGTACCGCAGGATTTCCCGCCCTTTGGTTCAGTAGGTACTGACCTTCAGCCGCAGGGGTATGATATCGATATGGCAAAATACCTCGCCAAACAGATGAAACTTAAGTTACAGCTGGTGCCGGTGACCAGCGCGAACCGCGTGCCCTATCTGCAAACCGACAAGGTAGATCTGGTGATCTCCAGCATGGGTAAAAACGCCGAGCGCGAAAAAGTGATCGACTTCAGCCGGGCCTATGCGCCGTTTTTCCTCGGGGTATTTGGGCCTAAAGATGTTGCGCTGACCGATGCCGCCGCACTGAGCGGTAAGTCGATCGGCGTAACCCGCGGCGCGGTGGAGGATATGGTGCTAAGCGACGTTGCGCCGAAGGCGGCACAGGTGAAACGTTACGAAGATAACAACACCACGCTTTCTGCCTATCTGTCGGGTCAGGTGGAGTTTGTCGCCACCGGTAACCTGGTGGTCGCGGCTATTGCTCGCCAAAACGCGGCGAAGGCGCCGGTCGCCAAATTTATGCTGAAAGATTCTCCCTGCTTTATCGGCCTGAAGAAAAACGAACCGGCATTGAAAGCGCAGGTGGACGCGCTGATCGAGCAGGGCATCAAAGATGGCACGCTGAACAAACTGTCGGAAACCTGGCTGAAAGCGCCGCTGCCCGCCAACCTCGGTAGCTGA
- a CDS encoding amino acid ABC transporter permease, giving the protein MIGQLNFSELWPHWPELLAGLWVTVQLTVLATVGGVALGIFGAALRSGKASVLSRLWGCYVEVIRNTPFVVQLFFIVFGLPNLGLKLTAGEAALLAMLINLGAYSTEIIRAGIQVTPKGQWEAGRVLGLTRTQTFLRVVLPPSLQRIYPALVSQCIIVMLGSSVVSQVSYEELTFAANLIQSRTFLSFEVYLVTTLIYLMLSVLMRQLLLAIGRKWLGVRA; this is encoded by the coding sequence ATGATCGGGCAACTCAACTTCTCTGAACTCTGGCCGCACTGGCCGGAACTGCTGGCGGGTCTGTGGGTCACCGTGCAGTTAACGGTGCTGGCGACCGTCGGCGGCGTGGCGCTGGGCATTTTCGGCGCGGCGCTGCGCAGCGGCAAAGCCAGCGTGCTAAGCCGCCTGTGGGGCTGCTACGTTGAGGTGATCCGCAACACGCCGTTTGTGGTGCAGCTCTTTTTTATCGTCTTCGGCCTGCCGAATCTCGGGCTGAAGCTGACGGCGGGCGAGGCGGCGCTGCTGGCGATGCTGATTAACCTTGGCGCCTACAGCACCGAAATTATTCGTGCAGGTATTCAGGTGACGCCAAAAGGACAGTGGGAAGCGGGGCGCGTACTGGGGCTGACGCGAACGCAAACCTTCCTGCGCGTGGTGTTGCCGCCGTCGTTGCAGCGTATTTATCCGGCGCTGGTCAGCCAGTGCATTATCGTGATGCTGGGTTCGTCGGTGGTGTCACAGGTCTCTTATGAAGAGCTAACCTTTGCTGCCAATCTGATCCAGTCACGCACTTTTCTCAGCTTTGAGGTCTACCTGGTGACCACGCTGATCTACCTCATGCTCTCTGTGCTGATGCGTCAGCTGCTGCTGGCCATTGGCCGTAAATGGTTGGGAGTACGCGCATGA
- a CDS encoding amino acid ABC transporter permease has translation MTTFTDWDILRNLLLAARWTLLLSLTAFVGGTLVTVPLLLLRLLHRPWLRRLIRGYVELFQGTPLLMQLFLAFFGVALFGIDVSPWTAAALALTFYTSAFLVDIWFGSINALPKGQWEASRCLGLSFGQTLFRVIAPQALRIGIAPTVGFAVQVIKGTALASIIGFIELTKAGTILNNVTYQPFKVFGLVALGYFLMCYPLSRYSQYLEKKFNAAHHH, from the coding sequence ATGACCACTTTTACCGACTGGGACATTCTGCGCAACCTGCTGCTGGCGGCGCGCTGGACACTGCTGCTGTCGCTGACCGCGTTTGTCGGCGGCACGCTGGTCACCGTGCCGTTGCTGCTGCTGCGCCTGCTGCATCGTCCGTGGCTGCGTCGGCTGATTCGCGGCTACGTCGAACTGTTCCAGGGCACGCCGCTGCTGATGCAGCTGTTTCTGGCCTTTTTTGGCGTGGCGCTGTTTGGCATCGACGTTTCGCCGTGGACCGCCGCCGCGCTGGCGCTGACTTTTTACACCAGCGCGTTTCTGGTCGATATCTGGTTTGGCAGCATTAACGCGTTGCCAAAAGGCCAGTGGGAAGCGTCGCGCTGCCTCGGGCTCAGCTTTGGCCAGACGCTGTTTCGGGTGATTGCGCCACAGGCGCTGCGTATCGGCATCGCGCCCACCGTGGGCTTTGCGGTGCAGGTGATCAAAGGCACCGCGCTCGCCTCAATTATCGGCTTCATTGAGCTCACCAAGGCGGGCACCATTTTGAATAACGTCACCTATCAACCGTTCAAGGTGTTTGGTCTGGTCGCGCTGGGCTATTTCCTGATGTGTTATCCGCTGTCCCGTTACAGCCAGTACCTGGAGAAAAAATTCAATGCCGCTCATCACCATTAA
- a CDS encoding amino acid ABC transporter ATP-binding protein — translation MPLITINQVQKYYGDNHVLKGVDLDIDMGEVISIIGRSGSGKSTLLRCMNGLEGYQEGSIKLGGMTVTDRDSQAREISRSVGMVFQSFNLFPHMTALENVMLAPRRVLKKGNAECRQLALQMLEKVGLGDRVDYYPANLSGGQQQRVAIARALAMSPKVLLCDEITSALDPELVGEVLKVLEQLAKEGMTLILVTHEMNFAREVGDRVVFMHQGRVWEQGNSKTVFADPQTAELKQFISSVRGLN, via the coding sequence ATGCCGCTCATCACCATTAATCAGGTGCAAAAATACTATGGCGATAACCACGTCCTGAAAGGCGTGGATCTCGATATCGACATGGGCGAAGTGATCTCCATCATCGGCCGCAGCGGCTCTGGTAAAAGTACTCTGCTGCGCTGTATGAATGGTCTGGAAGGCTATCAGGAAGGCAGCATCAAGCTCGGCGGCATGACGGTTACCGACCGCGACTCGCAGGCGCGAGAAATCAGCCGCTCGGTGGGCATGGTGTTTCAGAGTTTTAATCTCTTTCCGCACATGACCGCGCTGGAGAATGTCATGCTGGCGCCACGTCGCGTGCTGAAAAAGGGCAACGCTGAATGCCGCCAGCTGGCGCTGCAAATGCTGGAGAAAGTCGGCCTCGGCGACCGTGTCGATTACTATCCGGCCAATCTCTCTGGCGGCCAGCAGCAGCGCGTCGCCATTGCCCGCGCGCTGGCGATGTCGCCCAAAGTCTTGCTGTGCGATGAGATCACCTCGGCGCTGGATCCTGAACTGGTAGGCGAAGTACTGAAAGTGCTGGAACAGCTGGCAAAAGAGGGCATGACGCTGATTCTGGTGACGCACGAAATGAATTTTGCCCGCGAAGTCGGCGACCGCGTGGTGTTTATGCACCAGGGACGCGTCTGGGAACAGGGCAACAGTAAAACGGTGTTTGCCGATCCGCAAACCGCCGAGCTTAAACAATTTATCTCTTCTGTCCGCGGCCTGAACTGA
- a CDS encoding pyridoxal-phosphate-dependent aminotransferase family protein has product MDIHDYAQINPPQRLLMGPGPINADPRVLRAMSSQLVGQYDPAMTHYMNEVMALYRALFRTENRWTMLIDGTSRAGIEAVLVSSIRPGDKVLVPVYGRFGHLLCEIARRCRAEVHIIEVPWGEVFTPDQIEDAIKRVRPRLLLTVQGDTSTTMLQPLEQLGAICKQYGVLFYTDATASFAGNPLETDAWGLDAVSVGMQKCLGGPSGTSPITLSPQMEAVIRRRKCVEAGIRTEAHQDGEDEMIWSNYFDLGMIMDYWGPERLNHHTEATSALFGARECARLILQEGLDNTIARHQLHGEAMLHGIQAMGLEIFGDVKNKMSNVLGVIIPDGINGDRVRKLMLDDFGIEIGTSFGPLHGKVWRIGTMGYNARKDCVMQTLTALEAVLHHLGFRSPQGAALQAAWDRYGNGSH; this is encoded by the coding sequence ATGGATATTCACGATTACGCCCAAATTAATCCGCCACAGCGCCTGCTGATGGGCCCGGGACCGATCAACGCCGATCCGCGCGTGCTGCGTGCGATGTCGAGCCAGCTGGTGGGTCAGTACGATCCGGCGATGACCCATTACATGAACGAGGTCATGGCGCTCTACCGCGCGCTGTTCCGCACTGAAAACCGCTGGACGATGCTGATTGACGGCACCTCCCGCGCCGGTATCGAAGCGGTGCTGGTCTCATCGATTCGTCCGGGCGATAAAGTGCTGGTGCCGGTCTATGGCCGTTTCGGTCATCTGCTGTGTGAAATCGCCCGTCGCTGCCGCGCCGAGGTACACATCATCGAAGTGCCGTGGGGCGAGGTATTTACCCCGGATCAGATCGAAGATGCGATCAAACGCGTGCGTCCGCGCCTGCTGCTGACGGTACAGGGTGATACCTCCACCACCATGCTGCAGCCGCTAGAGCAGCTTGGTGCCATCTGCAAACAGTACGGCGTGCTGTTTTACACCGACGCTACCGCCTCTTTTGCCGGTAATCCGCTGGAAACCGATGCCTGGGGGCTGGATGCGGTCTCGGTGGGCATGCAGAAGTGCCTTGGTGGCCCGTCCGGCACCTCGCCGATCACGCTTAGCCCACAAATGGAAGCGGTGATCCGTCGGCGTAAATGCGTGGAAGCGGGGATCCGTACCGAAGCGCACCAGGATGGCGAGGATGAGATGATCTGGTCCAACTATTTTGATCTCGGCATGATCATGGATTACTGGGGCCCCGAGCGGCTGAATCACCATACCGAAGCGACCTCGGCGCTGTTTGGTGCCCGCGAATGCGCCCGTTTAATTCTGCAGGAAGGGCTGGATAACACCATTGCGCGTCATCAGCTGCACGGTGAGGCGATGCTGCACGGCATCCAGGCGATGGGGCTGGAAATCTTCGGCGATGTGAAAAACAAAATGAGCAACGTGCTGGGCGTGATCATTCCGGACGGCATCAACGGCGATCGGGTACGTAAATTGATGCTGGACGATTTTGGCATTGAAATTGGCACTTCGTTTGGCCCGCTGCACGGCAAGGTCTGGCGCATTGGCACCATGGGCTACAACGCGCGGAAAGATTGCGTGATGCAGACCTTAACGGCGCTGGAAGCGGTGCTGCATCATCTGGGTTTCCGTTCGCCGCAGGGCGCGGCGCTGCAGGCTGCCTGGGATCGCTACGGCAACGGGAGTCACTGA
- the hpxK gene encoding allantoate amidohydrolase, producing MERGLMNADDAARSAARVMARCDALAEISETAGQLTRVYLSPEHMRANARVGEWMRAAGMQVWQDEVGNICGRYEAARPGAPAILLGSHLDTVRNAGRYDGMLGVLTAIEVVQWLHQQQRRLPLAVEIVGFGDEEGTRFGITLLGSRGITGQWPESWPSHPDGNSITVAQAMQDVGLDAALIGLAARQQEAIVAYLELHIEQGPCLEQANLPLGVVTAINGARRLSCVFTGEAGHAGTVPMTQRKDALAAAAEWMVYIEQRTQQLDPQLVATVGTLSCAPGAVNVIPGEVNLTLDVRGPQDQPLAALLSDLLTQAEAIALRRGISFSADEYYRIAATACDPRLQQAFSAAVTQVQGASMLLPSGAGHDAIAIAERWPVGMLFVRCDRGISHHPAESVRETDVASAIQAYLHTVQHLATVP from the coding sequence ATGGAGAGAGGCCTGATGAACGCCGATGACGCCGCGCGTTCTGCCGCGCGCGTGATGGCGCGTTGCGATGCGCTGGCTGAGATCAGCGAAACCGCGGGTCAGCTGACGCGGGTTTATCTGTCACCAGAACACATGCGCGCCAATGCACGCGTCGGTGAATGGATGCGGGCTGCGGGCATGCAGGTCTGGCAGGACGAAGTGGGCAATATCTGTGGCCGCTATGAAGCCGCGCGGCCCGGCGCACCGGCAATCCTGCTGGGTTCGCATCTCGATACCGTGCGCAACGCCGGCCGCTACGACGGCATGCTCGGCGTGCTGACGGCAATTGAAGTGGTGCAGTGGCTGCATCAGCAGCAGCGACGCCTGCCGCTGGCGGTGGAAATCGTCGGCTTCGGCGATGAAGAGGGCACCCGGTTTGGCATCACGCTGCTGGGTAGCCGCGGCATTACCGGTCAGTGGCCGGAGAGCTGGCCGAGCCATCCTGATGGCAACAGCATTACGGTCGCGCAGGCGATGCAGGATGTCGGGCTGGATGCGGCGCTGATCGGCCTCGCAGCCCGTCAGCAGGAGGCGATTGTGGCCTATCTGGAATTGCACATTGAACAGGGTCCGTGCCTGGAGCAGGCGAATCTGCCGCTGGGTGTGGTGACCGCCATTAATGGCGCCCGCCGCCTGAGCTGTGTTTTTACCGGCGAGGCGGGCCACGCGGGCACCGTACCAATGACCCAGCGCAAGGATGCGCTGGCGGCCGCGGCCGAGTGGATGGTTTATATCGAGCAGCGCACCCAGCAGCTGGATCCGCAGCTGGTGGCCACCGTTGGCACGCTGAGCTGCGCACCTGGAGCGGTCAATGTCATTCCCGGCGAGGTCAATTTAACTCTGGATGTCCGGGGTCCGCAGGATCAGCCGCTGGCGGCGCTGCTCTCGGATTTGCTGACGCAGGCGGAAGCGATCGCGCTGCGCCGCGGCATCAGCTTCAGCGCCGACGAATATTACCGTATCGCCGCCACCGCCTGCGATCCGCGGCTGCAGCAGGCGTTTAGCGCGGCGGTGACGCAGGTGCAGGGTGCCAGCATGCTGCTGCCCAGTGGCGCCGGGCATGATGCGATTGCCATCGCCGAACGCTGGCCGGTAGGCATGCTGTTTGTGCGCTGCGATCGCGGTATCAGCCATCATCCGGCGGAGTCGGTGCGCGAGACGGACGTCGCCAGCGCCATTCAGGCCTATTTGCATACCGTACAACATCTGGCAACCGTGCCGTAG
- the uraD gene encoding 2-oxo-4-hydroxy-4-carboxy-5-ureidoimidazoline decarboxylase → MNLTTFNQLDADAAQAAIAHCVAISNWQQALVAQRPFASLTALMQCAEQLALSWQQPELNQALAAHPRIGERAAGADKEAALSRREQGAMQQADSDVQQAMRAGNQAYEARFGRVFLIRAKGRSGEQMLAELQRRLENSPEQEVQEALGQLREITLLRLQESLQ, encoded by the coding sequence ATGAATCTCACCACCTTTAATCAGCTGGATGCCGACGCCGCGCAGGCGGCCATCGCCCATTGCGTGGCGATTAGCAACTGGCAACAGGCGCTGGTGGCGCAGCGGCCATTTGCCTCGCTGACGGCGTTAATGCAGTGCGCAGAACAGCTGGCGTTGAGCTGGCAGCAGCCTGAGCTTAATCAGGCGCTGGCGGCCCATCCGCGCATCGGTGAGCGTGCCGCCGGAGCGGATAAAGAGGCAGCGTTGTCACGTCGGGAGCAGGGTGCCATGCAGCAGGCGGACAGCGATGTACAGCAGGCGATGCGCGCAGGCAACCAGGCGTACGAGGCGCGGTTTGGTCGGGTTTTTCTGATCCGCGCTAAAGGGCGCAGCGGCGAGCAGATGCTGGCTGAGCTGCAACGTCGGCTGGAGAACAGCCCGGAACAGGAAGTGCAGGAGGCGTTGGGCCAACTGCGTGAGATTACCCTTTTGCGTTTACAGGAGAGCCTGCAATGA
- the uraH gene encoding hydroxyisourate hydrolase, translated as MSTISTHVLDTALGRPAADVAIALEQQTAEGWLPVAKGITNADGRITDFTPEVLTPGHYRLTAEIGDYFAASGRETLYISAQIDFRIPGTGSHYHLPFLISPWSWSTYRGS; from the coding sequence ATGAGCACCATTTCTACCCACGTTCTTGATACGGCGCTGGGCCGTCCTGCGGCTGATGTTGCTATCGCGCTGGAACAGCAAACCGCAGAAGGCTGGCTGCCGGTGGCAAAAGGCATCACCAACGCCGATGGCCGGATTACCGACTTTACGCCCGAGGTGCTCACGCCGGGCCACTATCGTCTCACCGCAGAGATTGGCGATTACTTTGCCGCTAGCGGACGCGAAACGCTCTACATCAGCGCGCAGATCGACTTTCGCATTCCCGGCACCGGCAGCCACTATCATCTGCCGTTTCTGATTTCGCCCTGGTCATGGTCAACCTATCGCGGCAGCTGA
- a CDS encoding nucleobase:cation symporter-2 family protein, with the protein MTHSRISPEDKRYPAGKTFAWGLQHVLTMYGGIIAPPLIIGSAAGLSAAQIGMLVTAALFVSGCATLLQSLGMPGFGSRLPLVQGVSFASVATLTGIASGDGGLPMVFGAVIASALIGLLIAPYFAQIIRFFPPVVTGTVITAIGLSLMPVAARWAMGGNAHAADWGAPGNIGLAALTLAAILLLNKVGNASLKRLSVLLAIVIGTLFAVMSGRADFSGVLQGDYLALPGLFSFGLPTFDLAAILSMLLIVLVLLTETTAGLIAIGEIVETEVDSKRIARGLRADMLTSALAPLFNSFPQSAFAQNIGLVAMTGIRSRFVVAAGGAILIVLGLLPVMGRIVASIPVPVLGGAGVVLFGTVAASGIRTLAKVDYKENMNLVIVATSLAFGMIPLVMPGFYDQFPGWVQTLFHSGISAACLVSVSLNALFNPLKPKVAAARQP; encoded by the coding sequence ATGACTCACTCTCGCATCAGCCCGGAAGACAAACGTTATCCGGCAGGGAAAACCTTTGCCTGGGGTTTGCAGCATGTACTGACCATGTACGGTGGCATTATCGCGCCGCCGCTGATCATTGGCTCAGCAGCCGGCTTGTCGGCGGCACAGATTGGTATGCTGGTCACCGCCGCGCTGTTCGTCAGCGGCTGCGCCACGCTGTTGCAGTCGCTGGGCATGCCGGGCTTTGGTTCGCGGCTGCCGCTGGTACAGGGCGTCTCGTTTGCCAGCGTGGCGACCTTAACCGGTATCGCCAGCGGTGACGGCGGCCTGCCGATGGTGTTTGGCGCGGTGATCGCCTCGGCGCTGATCGGCCTGCTGATTGCGCCGTACTTTGCCCAGATCATCCGTTTTTTTCCACCGGTGGTAACCGGTACGGTGATCACCGCTATTGGCCTGTCGCTGATGCCGGTGGCCGCCCGCTGGGCGATGGGCGGCAATGCCCATGCCGCTGACTGGGGCGCACCGGGAAATATCGGGCTGGCGGCGCTGACGCTGGCGGCGATTCTGCTGCTGAATAAAGTGGGCAACGCCAGCCTGAAGCGGCTGTCGGTGCTGTTGGCGATTGTTATCGGTACGCTGTTTGCGGTAATGAGCGGACGAGCGGATTTTTCTGGCGTGCTGCAGGGCGATTATCTCGCCTTGCCGGGATTGTTCAGTTTTGGCCTGCCGACTTTCGATCTGGCGGCTATTTTATCGATGCTGTTGATAGTGTTGGTGCTGCTGACCGAAACCACAGCCGGGCTGATCGCCATCGGCGAGATCGTGGAAACTGAGGTCGACAGCAAACGCATCGCCCGTGGTTTACGTGCTGACATGCTGACCAGCGCGCTGGCGCCGCTGTTTAACTCCTTTCCGCAGAGCGCCTTTGCGCAAAATATCGGTCTGGTCGCCATGACCGGCATTCGCAGTCGCTTTGTGGTGGCGGCAGGTGGAGCCATTCTTATCGTACTTGGCCTGCTGCCGGTCATGGGCCGCATCGTCGCCAGCATTCCGGTGCCGGTGCTGGGCGGCGCGGGCGTGGTGCTGTTTGGCACCGTGGCCGCCAGCGGCATTCGCACGCTGGCTAAGGTCGATTACAAAGAGAACATGAATCTGGTGATTGTTGCCACCTCGCTGGCCTTCGGCATGATCCCGCTGGTCATGCCGGGCTTTTACGATCAATTTCCCGGCTGGGTGCAGACGCTGTTTCATTCGGGGATCAGCGCGGCCTGCCTGGTGTCGGTCAGCCTCAACGCGCTGTTTAATCCGCTCAAGCCAAAAGTCGCGGCCGCCCGTCAGCCGTAA